In one window of Mercurialis annua linkage group LG4, ddMerAnnu1.2, whole genome shotgun sequence DNA:
- the LOC126677285 gene encoding beta-galactosidase 3: MASCSASQNGFSMLGLVCLLVMCLSIELIQCSVTYDSKAIVINGQRRILFSGSIHYPRSTPDMWEDLIQKAKDGGVDVIETYVFWNVHEPTRGKYIFEGRYDLVRFIKLVQKAGLYANLRIGPYVCAEWNFGGFPVWLKYVPGISFRTDNEPFKREMQRFTEKIVGLMKSENLFESQGGPIILSQIENEYGSQSKALGAAGYNYMTWAANMAVQTGTGVPWVMCKEEDAPDPVINSCNGFYCDAFSPNKPYKPTIWTEAWSGWFSEFGGPIHQRPVQDLAFAVARFIQKGGSFVNYYMYHGGTNFGRSAGGPFITTSYDYDAPIDEYGLIRQPKYGHLKELHRSVKMCERALVSADPIVTQLGNFQQAHVYSSESGDCAAFLANYDTKSATRVMFNNMHYNLPPWSISILPDCRNVVFNTAKVGVQTSQMEMLPASNDMLAWQSYDEDLSSLDDSSTFTTVGLLEQINVTRDASDYLWYITSVDIDSAESFLHGGEVPTLIVGSAGHAVHIFINGALSGSAFGTRENRRFTYRGKINLRAGRNKIALLSVTVGLQNVGGHFETWNTGILGPVALHGLRQGKWDLSWQKWTYQVGLRGEAMNLVSPNSVSSVGWMEASLLAQRPQPLTWHKAYFNAPDGDEPLALDMEGMGKGQIWINGESIGRYWTAYANGNCNGCSYAGTFRPTKCQVGCGQATQRWYHVPRSWLKPTQNLLVVFEELGGNPSRISLVKRSMSSVCAEVAEFHPTLKNWHIESYGRAEEFHSPKVHLRCSPGQSISSIKFASFGTPLGTCGTYQQGPCHAPASYDIVQKKCIGKERCIVTIANSNFGHDPCPNVLKRLSVEAVCSPTNWRG; this comes from the exons ATGGCAAGTTGTTCAGCTTctcaaaatgggttttcaaTGCTGGGTTTGGTTTGTTTGTTGGTAATGTGTTTGAGCATTGAGTTGATCCAGTGTAGTGTGACTTATGATAGCAAAGCAATTGTTATTAATGGCCAAAGAAGAATTCTTTTTTCTGGTTCAATTCATTATCCCAGAAGTACCCCTGAT aTGTGGGAAGATCTGATACAGAAGGCTAAAGATGGAGGAGTTGATGTGATTGAGACTTATGTTTTCTGGAATGTGCATGAGCCTACCCGTGGAAAG TACATTTTTGAAGGGAGATATGATCTGGTGAGATTCATAAAGTTAGTTCAGAAAGCAGGCTTGTATGCTAATCTTCGCATTGGACCTTATGTGTGTGCAGAGTGGAATTTTGG AGGGTTTCCTGTTTGGTTAAAGTATGTTCCAGGCATCAGCTTTAGAACAGACAATGAGCCTTTCAAG AGAGAAATGCAACGTTTTACTGAGAAAATTGTTGGATTGATGAAGAGTGAGAACTTGTTCGAGTCCCAGGGTGGCCCTATTATACTATCTCAG ATCGAGAATGAGTACGGTTCACAAAGTAAGGCACTTGGTGCTGCTGGATATAATTATATGACCTGGGCAGCAAATATGGCCGTTCAAACAGGAACTGGGGTACCTTGGGTGATGTGCAAAGAAGAAGATGCCCCAGATCCAGTG ATAAATTCTTGCAATGGATTTTATTGTGATGCATTCTCTCCCAACAAACCTTACAAGCCTACCATCTGGACTGAGGCTTGGAGTGGATG GTTTTCTGAGTTCGGTGGTCCAATTCATCAGCGTCCAGTTCAAGATTTGGCATTTGCAGTTGCTCGATTCATTCAAAAAGGAGGATCCTTCGTTAATTACTACATG TACCATGGAGGAACAAATTTCGGTCGCAGTGCTGGAGGTCCTTTCATTACCACCAGTTATGACTACGATGCTCCAATAGATGAATATG GCTTAATCAGGCAGCCAAAGTACGGTCATTTAAAGGAGCTTCATAGGTCTGTTAAGATGTGTGAGCGAGCTTTAGTTTCAGCTGATCCTATCGTTACACAATTAGGGAATTTCCAACag GCTCATGTGTACTCTTCAGAGTCCGGAGATTGTGCAGCTTTTCTTGCAAACTATGACACAAAGTCTGCTACAAGAGTTATGTTCAATAACATGCACTATAACTTGCCTCCTTGGTCCATCAGCATCCTTCCTGATTGCAGAAATGTGGTCTTTAATACTGCCAAA GTTGGAGTTCAGACATCTCAAATGGAAATGTTGCCAGCAAGTAATGACATGCTTGCATGGCAGAGTTATGATGAGGATCTTTCTTCTCTTGACGACAGTTCGACATTTACAACTGTTGGTCTCTTGGAGCAGATTAATGTCACCAGGGATGCTAGTGACTATTTGTGGTACATTACTAG TGTTGATATTGACTCAGCTGAGTCCTTCCTGCATGGAGGAGAAGTTCCCACTCTTATTGTTGGATCAGCAGGCCATGCTGTTCATATCTTTATTAATGGAGCACTATCAG GTTCTGCTTTTGGGACAAGGGAAAACAGGAGGTTCACATATAGAGGAAAAATTAACTTGCGTGCTGGAAGGAACAAAATTGCTTTGCTGAGTGTCACTGTTGGATTGCAG AATGTGGGTGGACACTTCGAAACATGGAACACTGGGATCCTAGGTCCAGTTGCACTGCATGGACTTCGCCAAGGAAAATGGGATCTATCCTGGCAAAAGTGGACATATCAG GTTGGTCTGAGAGGGGAAGCCATGAATCTAGTTTCTCCAAATAGTGTTTCATCTGTTGGATGGATGGAAGCATCATTACTGGCACAAAGACCGCAACCATTGACATGGCATAAG GCCTATTTCAATGCACCTGATGGAGATGAGCCACTTGCTTTGGACATGGAGGGTATGGGAAAGGGTCAAATATGGATCAACGGGGAGAGCATTGGCAGATACTGGACTGCATATGCTAATGGTAATTGCAATGGCTGTAGCTATGCAGGAACATTCCGTCCCACTAAGTGTCAAGTTGGGTGTGGCCAAGCAACACAGCGATG GTATCATGTGCCCCGATCATGGTTGAAGCCAACACAAAATCTCTTGGTAGTCTTTGAGGAACTTGGAGGGAATCCATCAAGAATTTCACTGGTGAAGAGATCAATGAGCAGTGTGTGTGCGGAGGTTGCCGAGTTTCATCCAACTCTTAAGAATTGGCACATTGAGAGCTATGGAAGAGCAGAAGAGTTCCATAGCCCCAAGGTTCACCTTCGATGTAGTCCGGGCCAATCTATTTCTTCCATCAAGTTTGCTAGCTTTGGAACTCCTCTCGGAACTTGTGGGACTTACCAGCAAGGACCTTGCCATGCTCCCGCTTCGTATGATATCGTACAGAAG AAATGTATAGGGAAGGAGAGATGTATAGTCACCATAGCCAACAGTAACTTTGGCCATGATCCATGTCCAAATGTGTTGAAGAGGTTGTCTGTTGAAGCTGTCTGCTCCCCAACAAATTGGAGGGGCTGA